From Thermosipho africanus Ob7, the proteins below share one genomic window:
- the rlmB gene encoding 23S rRNA (guanosine(2251)-2'-O)-methyltransferase RlmB, giving the protein MKVYGRNILKEILETNTKVRMIYFSDTNSAELTELIDEVKKRKLPFTIANKKVLQRLSNTEKHQGVVVDIGEFEYKDESIIESLEKPFLVILDQLQDPHNFGAIIRTAVASGADAIIIPKNNSVQVTPTVVKVSVGTIFKINIIKTINIARFIKNIKEMGIWVYGADTNGKVYYKTDLRKPIAIVLGNEGAGIRPNVKEKCDALITIPMKNSVESLNVSVSAGILLYEVMRQNENFSS; this is encoded by the coding sequence ATGAAAGTGTATGGAAGAAATATTCTAAAAGAAATTCTTGAAACAAATACTAAAGTTAGAATGATCTACTTTTCAGATACTAACTCTGCAGAATTAACTGAGCTAATTGATGAAGTGAAAAAAAGAAAATTACCTTTTACAATTGCAAATAAAAAGGTTCTGCAAAGGTTAAGTAATACGGAAAAGCATCAAGGTGTTGTTGTTGATATTGGAGAATTTGAATATAAAGATGAAAGTATTATTGAAAGTTTAGAAAAACCATTTTTAGTAATTTTGGACCAATTACAAGATCCTCATAATTTTGGGGCAATAATAAGGACAGCTGTTGCAAGTGGTGCAGATGCAATAATAATACCTAAGAACAATTCTGTTCAAGTTACTCCAACTGTGGTTAAAGTTTCAGTAGGAACAATTTTTAAAATAAATATAATAAAAACGATCAATATTGCACGTTTTATAAAAAATATCAAAGAAATGGGAATATGGGTATACGGTGCAGATACTAATGGAAAAGTTTATTATAAAACAGATTTAAGGAAACCAATAGCTATTGTTTTAGGAAATGAAGGCGCTGGAATTAGACCAAACGTAAAAGAAAAATGCGATGCTTTAATAACAATTCCTATGAAAAATAGTGTAGAATCACTGAATGTTTCAGTTAGTGCTGGTATATTACTTTATGAGGTGATGAGACAAAATGAAAATTTTAGTAGTTGA